One region of Alosa alosa isolate M-15738 ecotype Scorff River chromosome 1, AALO_Geno_1.1, whole genome shotgun sequence genomic DNA includes:
- the fbxo10 gene encoding F-box only protein 10, which translates to MMEMGALPLELWRLILAYLPLPDLGRCCQVCRAWRELVLSLDATRWRQLCLGCPECRHPNWPSWPNLEPPSWREALRQHALASRTWAQNVPELQSSACLTLFRRRKDRRVWRVGAGAGCDFETLRGALTVAGPYDRVALQPGLYEEQAEVSLKVPVEIVGVGKLGDVALLVSFDQQCPTARLCNLVLMPAWFSPVVYKTSAGHVQLDNCNFEGAQMQVRGPGTCQARFCSFAQGASAHFLGVALSLMDSCEFSGSDQASVTVEGPPVAERNWACKHLAALIKTMATNSVAMTPTDALKEGIVNSPSTAMPPGGPIPMESWTGQDTEKGGGPRGGKGALLSQGTLLEDGWIEGDLKKEDEEVGGMKRTDLAYLLSYEAHGLAHLWERGDVAEREEPGLRSLVQELQTDADAQMLVAAVHGCVLRHCLLRDGKGGVHMCNHAHARLEANIFTRLHYAVRCIQNAKMVMLGNEVSGCRASGVFLRLSAQGLIAENNIHSNAEAGLDIRKGANPIILCNRIHSGLRSGIVVLGNGKGSIRSNQIYGNKEAGVYILFNGNPVVSGNHIFQGQAAGIAVNENGRGLITDNVIRENQWGGADIRRGGDPVLRNNFICHGYSDGVVVGERGRGLIEGNHIYGNNGCGVWVMSSSLPQLLGNYITHNRMYGLALFCRKDPEPGAGREGGVDRGAERDGERGVGGENLNEEGELSAWENDLDSEDERFSARRPISVALVESNCMSHNGAEGVYVKSCESVNIVGNMVGENRGVGMAVLQSTQLTRLVGNCIRGNAHAGVTVAKECRVELRGNGVYANGGHGVSYCGDGLIVENDIVGNRRSGIRATDNADVKVLRNRVQAGLGCGISIEEQVRGLVQDNLVFQRHPSSPTSQIQLDPGNHDCMLLNNILLSPSLHGSGCPDPHWALENPPPRPHSNDSSGSSSSAHPTNLAIAVTTRITASVESGCHNNGSIFCTVL; encoded by the exons ATGATGGAGATGGGGGCGCTGCCATTGGAGCTGTGGCGGCTGATCCTGGCCTACCTGCCCCTTCCTGACTTGGGCAGGTGCTGCCAGGTGTGCCGGGCGTGGCGCGAACTGGTCCTCAGCCTGGATGCCACCCGCTGGCGCCAGCTCTGCCTGGGCTGTCCTGAGTGTCGCCACCCCAACTGGCCCAGCTGGCCCAACCTGGAGCCGCCCTCCTGGAGAGAGGCCTTGCGGCAGCACGCCCTGGCCAGCCGCACATGGGCACAGAATGTTCCAGAGCTGCAGTCCTCTGCTTGCCTTACCCTGTTCCGCAGGCGCAAAGACAGGCGCGTGTGGCGTGTGGGGGCCGGTGCCGGCTGTGACTTCGAGACCTTAAGGGGAGCGCTGACGGTGGCAGGACCTTACGACCGGGTGGCACTCCAGCCGGGCCTCTATGAGGAGCAAGCTGAGGTGTCCCTCAAGGTGCCTGTGGAGATTGTGGGTGTGGGCAAGTTGGGCGATGTGGCACTGTTGGTTAGCTTTGATCAGCAGTGCCCTACTGCCCGACTCTGCAACTTGGTGTTGATGCCAGCTTGGTTCTCCCCTGTGGTTTACAAG acATCAGCAGGTCATGTCCAGCTGGATAACTGTAACTTCGAGGGTGCCCAGATGCAGGTGAGGGGTCCAGGCACATGCCAGGCACGCTTCTGCTCATTCGCTCAGGGAGCCTCCGCACACTTCCTGGGCGTGGCTCTGAGCCTGATGGACAGCTGTGAGTTCAGTGGTAGCGACCAGGCCTCTGTGACTGTGGAAGGCCCACCTGTTGCTGAACGCAACTGGGCCTGCAAGCATCTGGCTGCACTTATTAAAACTATGGCAACAAACTCTGTGGCAATGACACCAACAGACGCCCTTAAAGAGGGCATTGTGAACAGTCCGTCCACAGCTATGCCCCCTGGAGGGCCCATCCCCATGGAGTCTTGGACCGGTCAAGAcacagagaaaggaggagggccGAGAGGGGGAAAGGGAGCGCTACTGAGCCAGGGCACGCTGCTGGAGGATGGATGGATCGAGGGTGACCTGAAGAAAGAGGACGAGGAGGTTGGGGGGATGAAAAGAACGGACCTGGCGTACTTGCTCTCCTATGAGGCCCATGGGCTGGCCCACCTGTGGGAGCGCGGGGATGTGGCGGAGAGGGAGGAACCTGGGCTACGCTCCCTGGTCCAAGAGCTGCAAACGGATGCCGATGCACAGATGCTGGTTGCGGCGGTGCACGGCTGTGTGCTGCGTCACTGCCTGCTGCGGGATGGCAAGGGCGGCGTGCACATGTGCAACCACGCCCACGCACGCCTCGAAGCAAACATCTTCACCCGCCTGCACTACGCCGTCCGCTGCATTCAGAATGCTAAG ATGGTGATGTTGGGTAACGAGGTGAGTGGGTGCAGAGCCTCGGGGGTGTTCCTTCGCCTCTCTGCTCAGGGGCTCATTGCTGAAAACAATATCCACTCTAATGCTGAAGCTGGCCTCGACATCCGCAAGGGAGCCAACCCCATCATCCTG TGCAATAGAATACACAGTGGTCTGCGTTCTGGGATTGTTGTTCTGGGAAACGGCAAAGGCTCTATCCGTAGCAACCAGATCTATGGCAACAAGGAGGCCGGAGTTTACATACTGTTCAATGGGAATCCTGTGGTCAG TGGAAACCACATCTTCCAAGGGCAGGCAGCAGGCATCGCTGTGAATGAAAATGGCCGAGGCCTAATCACTG ACAACGTGATCCGTGAGAACCAGTGGGGCGGGGCAGATATCCGACGCGGTGGAGATCCCGTCTTGAGGAATAACTTCATCTGCCACGGCTACTCtgatggggtggtggtgggggagagggGCAGGGGCCTCATCGAAGGAAACCACATCTATG gAAACAATGGCTGCGGTGTGTGGGTGATGTCGTCCAGCTTGCCTCAGCTGCTGGGGAACTATATCACCCATAATCGCATGTATGGGCTGGCTCTGTTCTGCCGGAAGGACCCCGAGCCTGGagctgggagagagggaggagtggacaGGGGGgccgagagagatggagagagaggagttggaGGAGAAAATTTGAATGAGGAAGGCGAGCTGTCTGCATGGGAGAATGACCTCGACAGCGAGGACGAGCGCTTTTCTGCCAGGCGACCAATCAGTGTTGCACTGGTCGAGAGCAACTGCATGAGCCACAATGGAG CGGAGGGAGTGTACGTGAAGAGCTGTGAGAGTGTGAACATCGTCGGCAACATGGTGGGGGAGAACCGAGGAGTTGGCATGGCCGTGTTGCAGAGCACCCAGCTCACTCGCTTGGTGGGCAACTGCATCCGCGGGAATGCCCATGCTGGAGTGACCGTGGCCAAGGAATGCCGCGTGGAGCTCCGCGGAAATGGTGTCTATGCCAACGGTGGCCATGGGGTCAGTTACTGTGGAGACGGACTGATTGTGGAGAATGATATTGTGGGAAACCGGCGTAGTGGTATCCGAGCAACAGACAATGCAGACGTAAAG GTGTTGAGGAACCGAGTCCAGGCTGGCCTGGGCTGTGGGATCAGCATCGAGGAGCAGGTGCGAGGCCTGGTACAGGACAACCTTGTTTTCCAGCGCCACCCGTCCAGCCCCACATCCCAGATTCAACTGGACCCTGGGAACCATGACTGCATGCTGCTCAACAACATCCTGCTCAGCCCCTCACTGCACGG ATCCGGCTGCCCTGACCCCCACTGGGCCCTGGAAAACCCCCCTCCCCGTCCCCATAGCAACGACTCCTCTGGCTCCAGCTCCTCTGCCCATCCCACAAACCTTGCTATCGCTGTAACAACAAGAATTACCGCCTCTGTGGAGAGTGGTTGCCATAACAACGGCAGCATCTTCTGCACAGTTCTTTGA